The window GGTCCCGATCGCGCCCCACAGACCGAGGATGATGTAGCGGCCATGATTGCCGGTCAGATCGACCCCTTCCGGGAAGGCCGGCAACACCCCGGCGGCCTCGACAACCACATCGGGCCCATGCGAGGACACGCGATCATAAATCTGCCGACGCCGCTCATCGGGACTGTCCTTGAGCGAAACCGTGGCAGTTGCCCCCATCGTCCTCGCCATCGCAAGACGGTTTTCGTGCATGTCGACCGCAATGATTTCCCGGGCTCCGGCAAGCTTCGCAACCAGGATTGCCGACAGCCCAACCGGCCCTGCTCCCTGCACGACCACGGTATCGCCCACCCGCACCTGTCCGCATCGGTCAAACCCGCGCAGAACTGTTGGCAGGGCGCAGCCCAGCGCAATCACTGCATCGGTCGACGTTCCGTCGGGGACGCGAAAGAACGCCAGGCCGTTTGGCAGCACCGCATAGTCGGCATAGCTGGCCCAGTTGGGCTTTTCCGCATGTTCGAAGAATTGCGAATTCTCGCATGGAGTTTCTTCAAGCACGGTGCAGCTATGGCAGCGGTGGCACAGCGCAATCGGGGCCCAGTAGACCAGATCGCCGGTCTTCACGGGAACCCCGGCATAATCCGTTTCGACACCCGGGCCCAGCTTTTCGACCAGTCCTACGCCTTCATGACCGAGGATGATCGGGAACGGCATGATACCCGCCTCACCCGTCATGATATGCACATC of the Aquisediminimonas profunda genome contains:
- a CDS encoding zinc-binding dehydrogenase, encoding MSTAKACVLVEPNRIETWDVPIFDPPAGGALVRIVAGGVCGSDVHIMTGEAGIMPFPIILGHEGVGLVEKLGPGVETDYAGVPVKTGDLVYWAPIALCHRCHSCTVLEETPCENSQFFEHAEKPNWASYADYAVLPNGLAFFRVPDGTSTDAVIALGCALPTVLRGFDRCGQVRVGDTVVVQGAGPVGLSAILVAKLAGAREIIAVDMHENRLAMARTMGATATVSLKDSPDERRRQIYDRVSSHGPDVVVEAAGVLPAFPEGVDLTGNHGRYIILGLWGAIGTQPISPRDLSTKNLTVAGASFPKPKHYHGALQLAARLDGEYPLAELVTHRFGIAGALEALEATAKGAVIKAIIDPQIT